One window from the genome of Streptococcus halotolerans encodes:
- a CDS encoding pullulanase — protein sequence MKQETFSKERQHFGLRTLKCGTASVLLSVSFCAFGGQVVQAEEPAVANTNLQVESSVAAEDTAGSPDQTGDKEVVEPLPEETTRNINNTSDQAVLTQPEEKTDTVKASATQEETLATADKVQEGSIRMHFKKLPSDNPASLGLWTWDDVEQPSSQKGSWPTGATSFSEAKTDDYGHYLDVPLSAEKREKISFLINNTAGDNLTGDKSVDLISPKMNEVWLDEKYKAYPYEPIAEGMVRINYLRSDKNYDRKSLWLWGDVEQPTTDWPNGIDFAKQGKYGAYVDVKLADLAKSIGFLLLDESKSGDDVKIQPNDYHFTDLKNHRQLFLRDVDPTIYTNPYFVNDIRMTGAQHVSLTEIETTFTNFENLKKEAILKNMQVKNKDNQPVSIKDLILDNKAKKVILQGEFGQADAPYTITYGSEQFKTGINWQLKDSLYQFDGELGARVTENGQKVAVTVWSPSADQVSLVVYDKVDQSKVVGRVAMVKGEKGTWNATLTSNSGLGITDYRSYYYHYDIKRGDKSVLTLDPYAKSLAAWNSDLAEKDPSYKIAKAAFINPAEVGPKDLTYATIPGFKDRKDAVIYETNVRDFTSDQAIATNLKSQFGTFSAFVEKLDYLKHLGVTHIQLLPVLSYYYVNELKNAERMDEYASSNSNYNWGYDPQNYFSLTGMYSSNPTDPSARIAEFKELVNEIHKRGMGVILDVVYNHTAKTAIFEDLEPNYYHFMDADGTPRTSYGGGRLGTTHYMSRRVLVDSIKYLTDEYKVDGFRFDLMGDHDAETIQKAYDAARKLNPNLMMLGEGWVTYSGDENKPVQPADQSWMKSTNSAAVFSDDIRNTMKSGYPNEGTPAFITNGKQDIEKIFRNIKAQPTNFEADDPGDVIQYIAAHDNLTLFDIIAQSIKKDPAKPENEKEIHRRLRLGNLLVLTSQGTPFIHSGQEYGRTKQFRHPDYRTPVSEDKVPNKSHLLTNEDGSPFDYPYFIHDSYDSSDAVNHFDWSKATDSTAYPEHTKSRAYTAGLIALRKSTDAFKLPSKEEVDKRVTLLTEAGKDGVEKEDLVLGYQTVASNGDVYLVFVNADTKARNFTVGQSLKAAAVLADGNQAGTKAIQVPEGVQITQNGLTLAPLTATVLRIAKEDVQVPPSGEKIVKGSVIIEYRDINDRILKDNALVHYNAAVDTAYDAEKSEHKTQTIVGYDGKTYKLVPAGTYKVGEVDDNSHLVSSAPTTGHVVGNTTLIVTYVYQEVLELSETPDDSQPRWQTDPQKPLPSSSIQESKDLETLKVSEPSQPQDELGSINTERQKDLPKTGSESSATGFWSGILSLVVGLAVIKKNKKTE from the coding sequence ATGAAACAAGAAACATTTAGCAAGGAACGGCAGCATTTTGGCTTGCGGACGTTAAAATGTGGGACTGCCTCAGTTCTTTTGTCGGTCAGTTTTTGTGCTTTTGGTGGACAGGTTGTCCAGGCGGAAGAACCAGCTGTAGCTAACACCAATCTACAGGTAGAATCCTCGGTAGCTGCTGAGGATACAGCAGGAAGCCCTGATCAGACAGGAGATAAGGAGGTGGTAGAGCCTCTACCTGAAGAGACGACAAGGAACATCAATAATACTTCTGATCAAGCAGTATTGACACAGCCAGAAGAAAAAACTGATACAGTAAAGGCCTCTGCAACTCAGGAAGAAACTTTAGCAACCGCTGATAAGGTCCAAGAAGGTTCTATCCGTATGCATTTCAAGAAATTACCATCTGATAATCCAGCCAGCCTTGGTCTGTGGACATGGGACGATGTGGAGCAACCATCTAGCCAGAAAGGTTCTTGGCCCACAGGGGCAACCAGCTTTTCAGAAGCTAAGACGGATGACTACGGGCATTACTTAGATGTACCACTATCGGCAGAAAAACGAGAAAAAATTAGCTTTTTAATCAATAATACGGCGGGTGACAACCTGACAGGAGATAAGAGTGTTGATCTCATTAGTCCTAAGATGAATGAAGTCTGGCTTGATGAAAAGTATAAAGCCTACCCTTATGAGCCAATCGCAGAAGGGATGGTGCGGATTAATTACCTGCGTTCAGACAAGAATTATGACCGTAAATCCTTGTGGTTGTGGGGAGATGTTGAACAGCCTACGACAGACTGGCCTAACGGGATTGATTTTGCCAAGCAGGGGAAGTATGGGGCTTATGTTGATGTCAAATTAGCTGATCTAGCTAAATCAATCGGCTTTTTATTACTAGATGAGAGCAAATCAGGCGATGACGTGAAGATTCAACCAAATGATTATCATTTTACAGATTTGAAAAACCATCGTCAGCTTTTCTTGAGAGATGTCGATCCTACGATTTATACCAATCCTTATTTCGTGAATGATATCCGCATGACTGGAGCGCAGCATGTTAGCTTAACTGAGATTGAGACGACCTTTACTAACTTTGAAAATCTCAAAAAAGAAGCTATTTTAAAGAATATGCAGGTCAAAAATAAGGACAATCAGCCTGTATCAATCAAGGACCTTATCTTAGATAACAAGGCAAAAAAAGTGATTCTTCAGGGAGAATTTGGGCAGGCAGATGCACCTTATACCATAACTTACGGCAGTGAGCAATTTAAGACAGGCATCAATTGGCAGTTAAAAGATAGCCTCTATCAATTTGACGGTGAGCTAGGAGCTCGTGTGACGGAAAATGGTCAGAAAGTGGCAGTTACCGTGTGGTCACCAAGTGCAGATCAGGTCTCACTAGTGGTCTATGATAAGGTGGACCAGAGCAAGGTTGTCGGACGAGTAGCCATGGTTAAGGGGGAAAAAGGTACTTGGAACGCGACTTTGACAAGCAATAGTGGTTTAGGTATTACGGACTATCGCAGCTATTACTACCATTATGACATTAAGCGAGGTGATAAGTCTGTCTTAACTTTGGATCCTTATGCCAAGTCTTTAGCGGCTTGGAATAGCGATTTAGCAGAGAAAGATCCCTCTTATAAGATAGCCAAAGCAGCCTTTATAAACCCAGCAGAAGTCGGACCAAAAGATTTGACTTATGCTACTATTCCAGGCTTTAAAGACCGCAAAGATGCGGTGATTTATGAGACCAATGTTCGTGATTTTACATCTGATCAAGCGATTGCAACTAATTTGAAGTCACAGTTTGGAACTTTCTCAGCTTTTGTGGAGAAATTGGATTACCTAAAACATTTGGGCGTGACCCACATTCAGTTGCTGCCTGTCCTTAGTTATTACTATGTCAATGAACTCAAAAATGCAGAGCGGATGGATGAGTATGCTTCCAGCAACAGCAATTATAACTGGGGCTATGATCCGCAAAATTATTTCTCTCTAACAGGTATGTATTCAAGTAATCCGACTGATCCGAGTGCGCGCATTGCAGAATTTAAAGAACTGGTCAATGAAATTCACAAGCGTGGTATGGGAGTCATCTTGGATGTCGTCTATAATCATACGGCGAAAACAGCTATTTTTGAGGATTTAGAGCCAAATTATTATCACTTTATGGATGCCGATGGTACTCCAAGAACCAGTTATGGAGGCGGTCGTTTGGGAACGACTCACTATATGAGCCGTCGGGTTTTGGTGGACTCGATTAAATACCTAACTGACGAATATAAAGTGGATGGTTTCCGTTTTGACTTAATGGGAGATCATGATGCTGAAACCATTCAAAAAGCTTATGATGCGGCGAGAAAACTCAATCCAAATCTGATGATGTTAGGTGAGGGTTGGGTGACTTATTCAGGTGATGAAAATAAACCTGTCCAGCCAGCAGATCAGTCTTGGATGAAATCCACTAATTCTGCGGCAGTATTTTCAGACGATATTCGCAATACGATGAAATCAGGTTACCCTAATGAAGGTACGCCTGCCTTTATCACAAATGGTAAGCAGGATATCGAAAAAATCTTCCGTAATATCAAGGCACAACCAACGAACTTTGAAGCAGATGATCCTGGTGATGTCATCCAGTATATCGCAGCGCACGACAATCTGACCTTGTTTGATATTATCGCCCAATCTATCAAAAAAGATCCTGCTAAGCCAGAAAATGAGAAGGAGATTCATCGTCGACTCCGCCTGGGGAATCTCCTGGTCTTGACCTCTCAAGGGACACCATTTATCCATTCAGGTCAAGAATACGGTCGAACCAAGCAATTCCGTCATCCAGACTATCGCACACCTGTTTCAGAGGATAAGGTGCCAAATAAGTCTCACCTTTTGACTAATGAAGATGGTAGTCCATTTGATTATCCATATTTTATTCATGATTCCTATGATTCGAGCGATGCGGTCAATCATTTTGACTGGAGCAAGGCGACAGACAGTACAGCTTATCCTGAACATACAAAAAGTCGTGCCTATACAGCAGGCTTGATTGCTCTTCGGAAATCAACAGATGCCTTCAAACTCCCATCAAAAGAGGAAGTGGACAAACGGGTGACCTTGCTGACAGAAGCAGGCAAAGACGGTGTCGAAAAAGAAGACCTCGTTTTAGGTTACCAGACTGTTGCAAGCAATGGCGATGTCTATCTGGTCTTTGTCAATGCCGATACTAAGGCGCGTAACTTTACAGTTGGCCAATCTCTGAAGGCTGCAGCCGTGCTAGCAGATGGTAACCAAGCAGGTACTAAAGCTATTCAAGTACCAGAGGGTGTACAGATCACCCAAAATGGTTTGACCCTTGCGCCACTGACCGCAACTGTTTTGCGGATTGCAAAAGAAGATGTGCAGGTACCACCGAGTGGAGAAAAGATTGTCAAAGGGTCAGTCATTATTGAATATCGTGATATTAACGATCGTATATTGAAAGACAATGCCCTTGTTCACTATAATGCAGCGGTCGATACTGCCTATGATGCGGAAAAATCCGAACATAAAACACAGACGATTGTGGGCTATGATGGCAAAACTTACAAATTGGTCCCAGCGGGAACTTACAAGGTTGGAGAGGTAGATGACAATAGTCATTTAGTATCATCAGCTCCTACAACTGGTCACGTGGTAGGAAATACTACCCTGATTGTTACCTATGTTTACCAAGAAGTCCTAGAGTTATCGGAGACTCCAGACGATTCACAACCAAGATGGCAGACAGATCCTCAAAAACCGTTACCGTCAAGTTCTATTCAGGAATCCAAAGATTTAGAGACGCTAAAAGTAAGTGAACCGTCACAACCGCAAGACGAGTTAGGATCAATAAACACAGAGCGTCAGAAAGACCTACCAAAAACAGGTAGCGAGTCTTCAGCGACAGGATTCTGGTCAGGTATCTTATCACTCGTAGTAGGACTAGCCGTCATTAAGAAAAATAAAAAGACCGAGTAA
- the add gene encoding adenosine deaminase: protein MKETMLHTLVKTELHCHLDGSLSLGTIRQLAEMAQISLPPHDEELRALVTAPKQTESLLDYLTVFDFIRPLLQTKEALRLAAYDVAAQAAQENVLYMEIRFAPELSRDQGLTALETVEAVLEGLKEAEAEFGIVAKVLVCGLKQSPPEQTQAIFKEVASLAREGLAGFDFAGNEADFPTQALEEAIKETQTLGLPLTFHAGECGCVANVAHAMQLGISRIGHGTALLKDRQVMETLVQSGTTVEMCLTSNLQTRAAQTLADFPYQALYDLGANITINTDNRTVSDTNLTKEYALFVEHFNTSKTDFYHFNQNAIRASFTTEEEKDKLLKKLDQAYQD, encoded by the coding sequence ATGAAGGAAACAATGCTCCATACATTAGTGAAAACAGAACTTCATTGCCATTTAGATGGTTCTTTATCTCTAGGGACCATTCGACAATTGGCAGAGATGGCACAGATTTCTTTGCCTCCTCATGATGAGGAGTTAAGGGCCCTAGTGACAGCACCAAAGCAGACGGAATCTCTGCTGGATTACCTGACTGTGTTCGATTTTATTCGTCCCTTACTCCAGACTAAGGAAGCGCTTCGGCTAGCTGCCTATGATGTGGCAGCTCAAGCGGCACAAGAGAATGTTCTCTATATGGAAATTCGCTTTGCCCCTGAATTGTCTAGGGATCAAGGACTAACTGCCTTAGAGACGGTTGAAGCAGTTTTGGAAGGCCTCAAAGAAGCAGAAGCAGAGTTTGGAATTGTTGCTAAAGTCTTGGTCTGTGGCTTGAAACAAAGCCCACCCGAACAGACACAGGCAATCTTTAAAGAAGTTGCAAGCCTAGCCCGAGAGGGTTTGGCGGGATTTGACTTTGCAGGAAATGAAGCAGATTTTCCGACCCAAGCACTGGAAGAAGCGATTAAGGAGACGCAGACACTTGGTTTGCCCCTAACCTTTCACGCCGGAGAATGTGGATGTGTTGCCAATGTCGCTCATGCTATGCAACTTGGTATTTCTCGGATTGGTCACGGAACAGCTCTTTTGAAAGATCGTCAAGTAATGGAAACCCTTGTCCAATCTGGTACGACGGTTGAGATGTGTTTGACGAGTAACTTGCAGACAAGAGCAGCTCAAACGCTGGCAGATTTCCCTTACCAAGCCCTCTATGACCTGGGGGCCAATATCACGATTAACACGGATAATCGCACGGTATCAGACACCAATTTAACCAAGGAGTATGCTCTGTTTGTTGAGCATTTTAACACTAGCAAGACAGACTTTTATCACTTTAACCAGAATGCTATTAGGGCCAGCTTCACAACGGAAGAAGAAAAAGATAAACTCCTGAAAAAATTGGACCAAGCCTACCAAGACTAA
- a CDS encoding AbrB family transcriptional regulator codes for MMIVLITLFIGLLGGFIGKILRFPAPFMLGSMLSVGIFSILYGDIELSSSFKIIAQLVSGAYIGQNITKSDLKHLPKLGPLIITLMLIFTLNMLIVGFSLIVFFKFDAATALLSCLPGGIMDVSLMSIDMGAEPDVVATLQTARFVGMMLILPAWVSYWTKRIGNKTGSSTARASQIVSIKKERERAKPRFWHNDGLILILSTLGGVFGLWLGLPVGALIGSVLVSSILKMTRNTQPLPRNYRFAAQVLAGSLIGTSFSHDSLLHMGTLVIPILLLLGSYLVINVFFGKWIAKTGLLDVQSALFASSPAGATDMSLLAGDLGGDMPKIATIQICRTLYTVLIMPLIVKLILNIMM; via the coding sequence ATGATGATAGTGTTGATAACCCTTTTCATTGGTTTATTAGGAGGTTTTATTGGGAAAATCCTGCGCTTTCCAGCACCTTTTATGCTTGGCAGTATGCTTTCAGTAGGTATTTTTTCGATTTTATATGGCGATATAGAACTGTCTTCTAGTTTTAAAATTATTGCTCAGCTTGTCAGTGGCGCTTATATTGGGCAAAATATTACCAAAAGTGACCTTAAACACTTGCCCAAACTTGGCCCATTGATTATTACCCTAATGCTTATCTTTACACTGAATATGCTTATAGTGGGTTTTAGTTTGATAGTGTTTTTTAAATTTGATGCCGCAACGGCCCTCTTGAGTTGTCTTCCCGGTGGCATTATGGACGTGTCTCTGATGAGTATTGATATGGGTGCAGAGCCTGATGTTGTGGCAACCCTTCAAACGGCTCGCTTCGTTGGCATGATGCTCATTTTACCAGCATGGGTTTCTTATTGGACAAAACGAATTGGCAACAAGACAGGTTCTTCGACTGCGCGTGCATCGCAAATAGTTTCTATTAAAAAAGAAAGAGAGAGGGCGAAACCGCGTTTTTGGCACAATGATGGCTTGATTTTGATTCTGTCAACGCTTGGTGGGGTGTTTGGTCTCTGGTTAGGCTTACCGGTGGGAGCTTTAATTGGCTCTGTCCTTGTATCGTCAATCTTAAAAATGACACGAAATACCCAACCATTACCTAGAAACTATCGCTTCGCTGCGCAAGTGCTTGCAGGATCGCTTATCGGAACTAGTTTTTCACACGATAGCCTTCTTCACATGGGCACACTTGTCATTCCTATTTTGTTACTTTTAGGAAGTTATTTAGTCATCAATGTTTTCTTTGGTAAGTGGATAGCGAAAACAGGTCTGCTAGATGTGCAGTCGGCACTCTTTGCCTCCTCTCCAGCAGGTGCAACAGACATGTCGCTCTTGGCTGGCGATTTAGGCGGAGATATGCCCAAGATTGCAACCATTCAAATTTGTCGTACCCTCTATACGGTGCTGATCATGCCCTTAATTGTTAAGCTTATCCTTAACATCATGATGTAA
- the citC gene encoding [citrate (pro-3S)-lyase] ligase: MVNHQISRVFPFDIANMAKVEDLLRKENIRLDQNLDYTCAIFNDDNHVIATGSYFGNSLRCLCVSSDYQGEGLLNSIVSHLIAEEYAIGNFHLFVYTKTCSSKFFKDLGFTEIARIDGKISFLENKKTGFQDYLSSLEGPMEDSDKIAALVINANPFTLGHQYLVEKAAAENDLVHLFMVSEDKSLIPFSVRQKLILSGLSHLNNIIFHETGPYLISQATFPSYFQKEVSQVIESQALLDTEIFLSIAKRLCITKRYVGEEPSSQVTAIYNDIMVQQLAQHQIDLVVVPRKMTSNQEQFISASTARLALKEDNWQLLETLVPKTTLDFFQSDQAKAIIDTIKKADNVVHY; encoded by the coding sequence ATGGTCAATCATCAGATTTCTAGAGTTTTTCCCTTTGACATTGCCAATATGGCTAAGGTGGAAGACCTTTTAAGAAAAGAAAATATTCGCCTCGATCAAAACCTAGACTACACCTGTGCTATTTTTAATGACGATAATCACGTCATCGCAACAGGTTCTTATTTTGGTAACAGCCTGCGTTGTCTTTGTGTTTCCAGTGATTATCAAGGTGAAGGCTTACTCAACAGCATCGTCAGCCATCTGATTGCGGAAGAATATGCCATTGGCAATTTCCATCTTTTCGTCTACACCAAAACTTGCTCAAGCAAATTTTTCAAAGATTTAGGATTCACTGAGATCGCCCGCATTGATGGTAAGATTAGCTTTTTAGAAAACAAAAAGACAGGATTCCAAGATTATTTATCCTCTTTGGAGGGGCCTATGGAAGATTCTGATAAGATAGCCGCCCTTGTTATTAACGCCAATCCCTTTACACTCGGTCATCAATACCTGGTAGAAAAAGCTGCCGCAGAAAACGATTTGGTCCATCTGTTTATGGTTAGCGAGGATAAGAGTCTTATCCCTTTCTCAGTTCGTCAAAAACTCATCCTATCTGGATTGTCGCATTTGAACAATATCATTTTCCACGAAACTGGGCCTTATCTGATTAGCCAAGCTACCTTTCCCAGCTATTTCCAAAAAGAAGTCAGTCAAGTGATTGAAAGTCAAGCCTTGTTAGACACCGAGATCTTTTTAAGCATTGCTAAAAGATTATGCATTACGAAACGCTATGTCGGGGAAGAACCAAGCAGTCAAGTTACTGCTATCTACAATGACATCATGGTGCAGCAATTAGCACAGCATCAGATTGACCTTGTTGTTGTACCGCGAAAAATGACAAGCAATCAAGAACAATTCATCAGTGCTTCAACAGCTCGATTAGCTCTCAAAGAAGACAATTGGCAACTGCTGGAAACACTTGTTCCTAAAACGACGCTTGATTTTTTTCAATCCGACCAAGCGAAAGCTATTATTGATACGATCAAAAAAGCAGACAATGTCGTGCATTACTAA
- a CDS encoding pneumococcal-type histidine triad protein, which translates to MKQKQVLTAAAAVALLASVSSYQLGRYQAEQKHDNQVAYVNDSKANKSKIAKQKADKSPEQISNEEGITAEQIVVKITDKGYVTSHGDHYHYYNGKVPYNALISEELMMKDPNYVFNESDVVNEVKDGYIIKVNGKYYLYLKEGSKRTNLRTKEQIAQQVEKGTLEAKQHGGKHGRHSSSNAGSPEKAKAIKAAKKDGRYTTDDGYIFSPTDVVEDTGDAFIVPHGNHFHYIPKADLSAGELAAAQSYWNKKSGKSNSNHSSKTPISAAAPAHKTKQKAPSYHNDHQAAAPSSSAKPNTSQITKPNAGATVSKPKITKSEKPDSVVKESVLDKILKRLYAQSLSERHVESDGLVYDPAKITSFTKTGVSVPHGNHFHFIHYKDMSPLELETTKQVAIYHGITIEGLTDKKDDAKPSSKPTSPKKDDAKPSSKPTSPKKDDATPSTDPKKDDATPSTDPKKEDTAPSTDPKKEDTPSSTDPKKEDTASQSSKPNPSKTDSTKPIKPIVSAEEEAHHVTPKEERKGKPNSQIVYSPEEIAAAKAAGKYTTSDGYIFDAKDIKEDAGSGYVIPHMTHEHWVPKKDLSKEELKAAEDFLASKEEESGSSDEVNKVRKTKEIYEAIEPKAIVDPDDLIYGIAQATQYRDGTFVIPHKNHYHYVKLDWFDEDPNILKDFDKTYSLEDYLATAKYYMMHPEKRPKVKEWGNDAQIAKDADKADKKETPKKSDKQASKKEVKKLAHELFEEATPKKIVPLDQIRAHMAYAVGYENKYLIVPHLDHYHNVPLHWFDGGNGWEAPEGYSLSDLFSTIKYYMQHRDELPKEDGWGDDSDHGKTDTSENEAPTTETDAKTNEQETNDQASSETDANAEAEDDSEELDEFDLALRQHAQQYGMDPDTFEDKLLKIALKYGVSMENFSYPGNSVVQLTKTDGSTVRVNIQTLEEIAS; encoded by the coding sequence ATGAAACAGAAACAAGTGCTGACTGCTGCAGCAGCCGTTGCTTTATTGGCGAGCGTCTCTAGTTATCAATTGGGACGATATCAAGCTGAACAAAAACACGATAATCAGGTCGCTTATGTTAATGATTCTAAAGCAAACAAGAGCAAGATAGCTAAGCAGAAGGCAGACAAGTCCCCAGAACAGATCAGTAATGAAGAAGGCATCACAGCTGAACAAATCGTGGTAAAAATCACGGATAAAGGCTACGTTACCTCACATGGTGACCATTATCATTACTACAATGGTAAAGTTCCTTATAATGCCTTAATTAGCGAAGAGTTGATGATGAAAGACCCTAATTATGTTTTTAATGAGTCAGACGTTGTCAATGAAGTTAAAGATGGCTACATCATTAAAGTTAATGGGAAGTATTACCTCTATCTTAAAGAAGGTAGCAAGCGAACCAATCTTCGTACTAAGGAACAAATTGCCCAACAAGTCGAAAAAGGGACTTTAGAAGCTAAACAACATGGCGGTAAACATGGTCGTCATTCTTCTTCAAATGCTGGATCTCCTGAGAAGGCAAAAGCGATTAAAGCAGCTAAGAAGGATGGTCGTTATACGACTGATGATGGTTACATTTTCAGTCCGACAGATGTCGTAGAAGATACTGGCGATGCGTTTATTGTACCTCATGGAAATCATTTCCACTATATTCCCAAGGCAGATTTATCAGCTGGTGAATTAGCTGCTGCGCAGTCTTACTGGAATAAGAAATCAGGAAAATCAAATAGCAATCACAGCTCTAAGACACCTATTTCAGCCGCAGCACCTGCTCACAAGACCAAGCAGAAGGCCCCAAGTTATCACAACGATCACCAGGCAGCTGCCCCTTCATCATCAGCTAAGCCAAATACTTCTCAAATAACGAAGCCAAATGCTGGGGCGACTGTCTCAAAACCAAAAATCACAAAGTCTGAAAAGCCAGATTCAGTAGTGAAAGAATCAGTCTTGGACAAGATTTTAAAACGCCTCTATGCCCAGTCATTATCAGAAAGACATGTGGAAAGCGATGGATTGGTTTATGATCCAGCTAAGATTACAAGCTTTACTAAGACAGGGGTTTCTGTTCCACATGGTAACCATTTCCACTTTATCCATTATAAAGACATGTCTCCTTTGGAACTAGAAACGACAAAACAAGTTGCTATCTATCATGGGATTACCATTGAAGGGCTAACGGATAAGAAAGATGATGCTAAACCTAGCTCAAAACCAACAAGTCCTAAGAAAGACGATGCTAAACCTAGCTCAAAACCAACAAGTCCTAAGAAAGATGATGCAACGCCATCGACAGATCCTAAGAAAGATGATGCAACGCCATCGACAGATCCTAAGAAAGAAGACACAGCACCATCGACAGATCCTAAGAAAGAAGACACACCGTCATCAACAGATCCTAAGAAAGAAGATACAGCTTCTCAAAGTTCGAAACCAAATCCATCAAAAACAGATAGCACCAAGCCTATTAAGCCAATTGTTTCAGCCGAAGAGGAAGCACATCATGTTACGCCTAAAGAGGAACGCAAGGGCAAACCAAATAGCCAGATTGTTTACAGTCCAGAAGAAATAGCAGCAGCCAAAGCAGCAGGAAAATACACCACTTCTGATGGCTATATCTTTGATGCCAAAGACATTAAGGAAGATGCTGGTAGTGGTTATGTCATTCCTCATATGACACATGAGCATTGGGTTCCCAAGAAAGATCTTTCTAAAGAAGAATTAAAAGCTGCAGAAGACTTCCTTGCTTCCAAAGAGGAAGAATCAGGCTCTTCAGATGAAGTAAACAAGGTTAGAAAAACAAAAGAAATTTATGAAGCCATTGAACCTAAAGCGATTGTTGATCCAGACGATTTGATTTATGGAATCGCTCAAGCAACACAATATCGTGATGGTACCTTTGTCATTCCTCATAAAAATCATTACCATTATGTCAAGTTAGATTGGTTCGATGAAGATCCAAATATTCTAAAAGACTTCGATAAGACTTATAGCCTTGAAGATTACCTGGCAACGGCTAAATACTATATGATGCACCCTGAAAAACGTCCAAAAGTGAAAGAATGGGGTAATGATGCCCAAATCGCCAAGGATGCTGATAAAGCTGATAAAAAGGAAACGCCTAAGAAGTCAGATAAACAAGCAAGTAAGAAAGAAGTCAAAAAACTGGCACATGAACTCTTTGAAGAAGCAACTCCTAAAAAAATTGTTCCATTAGATCAAATTAGGGCTCATATGGCTTATGCTGTTGGTTACGAGAATAAATACCTGATTGTTCCTCACCTTGATCATTATCACAATGTGCCATTGCATTGGTTTGATGGTGGAAATGGTTGGGAAGCTCCAGAAGGTTACAGCTTGTCTGATCTCTTTTCAACGATAAAATACTATATGCAGCATAGAGATGAGCTTCCAAAAGAAGATGGTTGGGGAGACGATAGCGATCACGGTAAAACCGATACCAGTGAAAACGAGGCGCCAACAACAGAAACTGACGCTAAGACCAATGAGCAAGAAACGAATGACCAAGCAAGTTCTGAAACTGATGCTAATGCAGAAGCAGAAGATGATAGTGAAGAACTAGATGAGTTTGACTTGGCTCTACGTCAACATGCGCAACAGTACGGGATGGATCCTGATACTTTTGAAGATAAACTTCTAAAAATTGCGCTTAAATATGGCGTCAGCATGGAAAACTTCTCATATCCTGGTAATTCAGTGGTTCAGTTGACCAAAACAGATGGTAGCACTGTTCGCGTTAACATTCAGACACTTGAAGAAATCGCGTCTTAA
- a CDS encoding metal ABC transporter solute-binding protein, Zn/Mn family, giving the protein MTVIYFLERSLILKKKRLGFGVFIICCLSLVCLFGCHSKKQSHDKGLHIVTSFYPIYAMTKYVSGDLNDVRMIRSSAGIHSFEPSPNDVAAIYEADLFVYHSHTLESWAGDLDANSHHSDVKVLEAGKTLKLQRVAGLEDIKADKGIDPATLYDPHTWSDPLLAADEADVIAAKLSQVDPEHKAIYQKNASRFRKEANKIYKDYEKKFKTVSSRTFVTQHTAFSYVAKRFGLTQLGIAGISPEQEPTARQLKETRDFINTYKVKTIFVESNVSPKIAQTVAKSTGAKLKMLSPLEADPKNNRTYLDNIKANLDILYQELK; this is encoded by the coding sequence ATGACAGTTATTTATTTTTTGGAAAGGAGTTTAATCTTGAAGAAAAAGCGTTTAGGTTTCGGTGTGTTTATCATCTGTTGCCTATCTTTAGTTTGTCTCTTTGGATGTCACTCTAAGAAGCAAAGCCACGATAAAGGGTTACATATTGTAACTAGTTTTTATCCCATTTATGCCATGACGAAATACGTCTCGGGAGACTTGAACGATGTCCGGATGATTCGCTCAAGTGCAGGTATTCATAGTTTTGAACCATCACCAAATGATGTTGCCGCTATCTATGAAGCTGATTTATTTGTTTACCACTCTCATACTCTAGAGAGTTGGGCTGGTGATTTAGATGCCAACAGTCATCACTCTGATGTGAAAGTGCTAGAAGCTGGTAAAACCTTAAAATTGCAACGAGTGGCTGGTTTGGAAGATATTAAAGCCGATAAGGGGATCGATCCTGCGACTCTTTATGACCCTCATACTTGGTCAGATCCTTTACTTGCTGCTGACGAAGCAGATGTCATTGCCGCTAAATTAAGTCAAGTTGATCCTGAGCACAAAGCCATTTATCAAAAAAATGCTAGCCGCTTTCGTAAGGAGGCTAACAAGATTTATAAAGATTACGAGAAGAAGTTTAAAACCGTTTCATCGCGTACCTTTGTGACGCAACACACAGCCTTTTCGTACGTGGCTAAGCGTTTTGGATTAACTCAGTTAGGGATTGCTGGGATTAGCCCTGAACAAGAACCAACAGCACGACAATTAAAGGAAACAAGAGATTTTATCAATACTTATAAGGTTAAAACGATTTTTGTTGAATCAAATGTGTCTCCTAAGATTGCCCAGACAGTTGCAAAATCAACTGGTGCTAAGCTAAAAATGCTTAGTCCCTTGGAAGCTGATCCTAAAAATAATCGGACTTACCTTGACAATATTAAGGCAAATTTAGACATTCTTTATCAAGAACTGAAATAA